CCGCCATTGCTCTTCATCACCGGGATCGCATGCCGCACGGTCAGCGCAAACGACTTGACGTTGATCGCCATGACACGGTCCCAGACGTCCATATCCATGACGGTGCAGGACTTGTCGCGGTCGAACCACAGGACGCCCGTCGTGTTAACCAGATGATCGAGCTTGCCGTGGGCCTCGACAGTCTGGTCGATGACGCTCTTCACGAACGTTTCGTCCGTCACATCACCTTGAAGGTATAGCGCCGTGCCCGGCCCATCCGGCACGTCGTTGGGCTCATCCTTCAGGTCGACCATGGTGACATGGGCGCCCTCGCGGATCAGATCGCTGGCGATCGCCAAGCCCATACCGCCGCCAGCGCCGGCAACCAGCGCGACCTTGCCCTCGAAACTCATACCCACTCTCCTTCAATACGACCGCCGCAGCAGGTTCGTTGCGCGGTCGGTCGACGGTTACTCACGATGGCCAAAGCTGACGATGCGGTATCGCATCAACAGATACATGACGGTGAAGACAAGCAGCACGACGCCGTTGACCAGCGCCGCTAGCGCGTAGAGTTCGGCGTCCAGACCGAAACGGAGCGATCCCCAGGCAAGCGTCGGCAATGTCGGAATGGCGCCGAGGTTGTAGAACGAGATCTCGAGATTGTTGAACGCCAGGATGAAGCTGATGATGAAGGCGCCCAGCATGGCCGGCCAGATAATCGGCAGCGTGACCTCCCAAAAGCAGCGGATCGGTTTGGCGCCGAACACCATGGCGGCGTCATCGAGACGCCAGTCGTAGCGCGCCAATTGGGCGAGCATGATCAAGAAAGCGAAAGACGTGCCGTGGACAGCGTTGGCGATCATGGCCGAAACCATGTTGCCGGGCAGATCCAGGACCTGACGATTGAACAGCAGGCTGGAAATGCCGACCAGCAGGTCGGCAATGAACAAAGGCGCCAGGTAGGCAACCGCGATCAGGCCGCGCCAGCGCGAGCGATACTTCAGGATGCTGATACTGCCCATGGTCGCCAACACCGTACACATGACGGCGCTGCCGACACCCAGCAGCAGGCTGTTCCAGAGCGCTTCGTGATAGGTGCTTTCCTTGGCAAGGCCCGTATAGGCGCTAAACGTCCACTGCGGCGGGAACGGCCAGATCAGGTCCTTGTTGAAGGACGTGTAGATGACATAGATGATCGGTGCATAGAGAAAGGCATAGAGGCTCGCCAGCAGCAGTCCGGCACTGCCCTTGAACATGACCCGCCCGGTGGCCTGGCGTCCCATGACCTCAGCCCTCCTTGCCGGTGAAACCGCTGCGCTGCAGGTTCACCGTCAGCCACATGGCAAACAGGACGGCTGACGAGACGATGAACAGCAGGACGCCCATCGCCGAGCCCAGCGCCCATGTGCCGGTCTCGCCGAACTGCAGGCCCAGGATCTGCCCGAAGGAAGCGGCGTTTGGCCCGCCCAGGAAACGCGAGGTGATGGACTCGGCCATCGCCGGCACGAAGACCAGGACAAGGCCGATGACCGTGCCGATCCAGTTCAGCGGCCACGTAATCTCGATGAACGCGCGCCACGGCTTGGCGCCGTTGATCTTCGCGACCTCTAGAAGCTCGAAGTCGAAGTTCAACAACGACAGATAGATCGCCGTCACCATGAACGGAATGAACAGATAGACGATGCCGATGCCGACCGCCGTCTGGGTGAACATGATGAACTCAACCGGCGGAAGACCGAATTCCATCAACGTCAGATTGACCACGCCGACCGGGCCCATGACGCTTTGAATGCCGGTCACGCGCAGGATGATGCCGGTGAAGAAGGGCGCGGCGAGTGCCAGGATCAAGAGCAGCCTGTAGCGGTCGCCGTGCTTGGCGATGAAGTAGGCGATCGGCCATGCGTAGACGAGGCAGAACAGCGACACCAGCACCGCCGTGATGAACGTTCTGATCAGGAACGTCATGTAGGTGCCTTGGCCGAACAGGACGCCGTAGTTGTCGAGATT
This region of Pseudomonadota bacterium genomic DNA includes:
- a CDS encoding SDR family oxidoreductase — encoded protein: MSFEGKVALVAGAGGGMGLAIASDLIREGAHVTMVDLKDEPNDVPDGPGTALYLQGDVTDETFVKSVIDQTVEAHGKLDHLVNTTGVLWFDRDKSCTVMDMDVWDRVMAINVKSFALTVRHAIPVMKSNGGGSMVHFASTDALRGDSQPQDAYGCSKAAVVRLSKSIAVQFARDGIRSNTILPGPVHTPMQARWDDKPDVQAAIADHIPLGRIGTAQDMANACLFLLSDHAAYVTGTELIVDGGLTATP
- a CDS encoding ABC transporter permease — its product is MGRQATGRVMFKGSAGLLLASLYAFLYAPIIYVIYTSFNKDLIWPFPPQWTFSAYTGLAKESTYHEALWNSLLLGVGSAVMCTVLATMGSISILKYRSRWRGLIAVAYLAPLFIADLLVGISSLLFNRQVLDLPGNMVSAMIANAVHGTSFAFLIMLAQLARYDWRLDDAAMVFGAKPIRCFWEVTLPIIWPAMLGAFIISFILAFNNLEISFYNLGAIPTLPTLAWGSLRFGLDAELYALAALVNGVVLLVFTVMYLLMRYRIVSFGHRE
- a CDS encoding ABC transporter permease, coding for MATATGGMGRRLGPEGRFLLMALPGALFIIFFLLLPILSIFVFSFWRTESYTLIADWNLDNYGVLFGQGTYMTFLIRTFITAVLVSLFCLVYAWPIAYFIAKHGDRYRLLLILALAAPFFTGIILRVTGIQSVMGPVGVVNLTLMEFGLPPVEFIMFTQTAVGIGIVYLFIPFMVTAIYLSLLNFDFELLEVAKINGAKPWRAFIEITWPLNWIGTVIGLVLVFVPAMAESITSRFLGGPNAASFGQILGLQFGETGTWALGSAMGVLLFIVSSAVLFAMWLTVNLQRSGFTGKEG